The genomic region CCGCCATAATGGCAGCGATGATCAAGGCTGCACCGGCACGAATCTCGGCTGCTTCGACCTCTGTACCCAGCAGGCGATCGGAATGGTTAACCTTGATAATCCCTGGTTCAGGCGAGCTGATGTCCGCCCCCATCCGCCGTAGCTCGGCAATGTGGCGAACCCGCTTAGGATAGATGGTATCCATAATCGTGCTTTCACCTTGAGCCCGCAACAAGAGCGGTGTGATTGGCTGCTGTAAGTCGGTCGCAAAGCCTGGATAAGGCATGGTCTTAATCGAAACCGGCTGCAAATCTTCGGATGGATAAACGTGAATCTCATCTTCGCCAATATCGAGGTTAACGCCCATTTCAATCAACTTAGAGGTGTAAGACTCCAAGTGCTCTGGAATGACGTTTTTAATCGTTACGCCATCCCCGTAGGCCGCCGCCATACTCATGTAAGTCCCAGCCTCAATCCGGTCGGGAATAACGGTGTGGGTATTACGGGCCACCAGCTTAGGCACCCCGGCAATCCGAATTGTGTCGGTTCCGGCCCCACGGATATTGGCGCCCATGTTGTTCAAGAAGGTAGCGATATCAATGATTTCCGGTTCACGGGCGGCGTTTTCAATGATGGTCTGGCCCTTGGCCTTGACGGCCGCCAAAATAATGTTAATCGTTGCCCCGACGGAAACCGTATCCAGGGCCACCCGGGCCCCGACTAGACCATGGTCAGTGGCATCAATGTGAATAATGTCGTTAGTTTCAGTGACCTTAGCACCCAGGGCTTCAAACCCCTTGATGTGCTGGTCGATTGGCCGCCGGCCCAGGTTATCACCACCTGGGAAGGTTACTGTGGCCCGGCCAAAGCGGCCTAGCAAGGCGCCCATAAAGTAGTAAGAAGCGCGTAAGGACTTGATGGCCCCACTGGGTAGGTCACTTTCCCGGATGGTAGTTGGGTCAATGCTTAATTCGCCATCCTCAAAAACCGAGGAAACGTTCATCGCCTGCAAAATCAATTGCAAGTTCTTAACGTCCAAGATTTGAGGGACCGTATCAAATTTTACCGGCGAATCGGCCAAAATCGCGGCTGGAATCAGTGCCACGGTCGAGTTTTTAGCTCCACCGATGGTCACCTCTCCGTGGACTTTATTCGCACCGCGTATCACTAACTTTGCCATCAAGGGTATCCTGTCAACATTTTATCTTTATAGATTATAACTTTTTTTATAGGACAACTCAAACCTAAATTTGACTAACGCACCGTGGCCTGAAGCTGTTTTTCAAGGGCCTTGATCACCTGATCAAAGTCTTCGTTAACCGTGCTTTC from Leuconostocaceae bacterium ESL0723 harbors:
- a CDS encoding UDP-N-acetylglucosamine 1-carboxyvinyltransferase — translated: MAKLVIRGANKVHGEVTIGGAKNSTVALIPAAILADSPVKFDTVPQILDVKNLQLILQAMNVSSVFEDGELSIDPTTIRESDLPSGAIKSLRASYYFMGALLGRFGRATVTFPGGDNLGRRPIDQHIKGFEALGAKVTETNDIIHIDATDHGLVGARVALDTVSVGATINIILAAVKAKGQTIIENAAREPEIIDIATFLNNMGANIRGAGTDTIRIAGVPKLVARNTHTVIPDRIEAGTYMSMAAAYGDGVTIKNVIPEHLESYTSKLIEMGVNLDIGEDEIHVYPSEDLQPVSIKTMPYPGFATDLQQPITPLLLRAQGESTIMDTIYPKRVRHIAELRRMGADISSPEPGIIKVNHSDRLLGTEVEAAEIRAGAALIIAAIMAEGETVINEADHILRGYDRIQEKLTQLGVDVDISGIDLINLMP